From a single Stackebrandtia endophytica genomic region:
- a CDS encoding 3-hydroxyacyl-CoA dehydrogenase family protein has translation MAGQVAVIGAGLMGAGIAQVAAVAGWQVTLRDLTTEATERGVSGIRASLRKFTEKGKISEADADAALARITTTTDLAAAGDADIVVEAVFEKLDIKQEVFTALDGICKDTAVLATNTSAIPITQIAAVTKRPEQVVGTHFFSPVPMMKLCELVRGLKTSDETLATARGFAEEIGKTCVVVNRDVAGFATTRLICALVMEAVALVENGVISAEDLDVACKLGFGHAMGPLATTDLTGLDVLLNATRNIHTDTGDAKFFPPELLSRMVAAGDYGRKTGKGFYEYEG, from the coding sequence ATGGCAGGTCAGGTAGCGGTCATCGGTGCGGGATTGATGGGCGCGGGAATCGCGCAGGTCGCCGCAGTAGCCGGATGGCAGGTCACGTTGCGGGACTTGACGACCGAAGCCACCGAACGCGGCGTGTCCGGGATCCGCGCATCGCTGCGGAAATTCACCGAGAAGGGGAAGATCAGCGAGGCCGACGCCGATGCCGCGCTGGCCCGGATCACCACGACCACCGACCTGGCAGCGGCCGGTGACGCCGACATCGTGGTCGAGGCGGTCTTCGAGAAACTCGACATCAAGCAGGAGGTGTTCACCGCCCTCGACGGCATCTGCAAGGACACCGCGGTGCTGGCCACCAACACCTCGGCCATCCCGATCACCCAGATCGCGGCGGTGACCAAGCGGCCCGAGCAGGTCGTGGGCACCCACTTCTTCTCACCGGTGCCGATGATGAAGCTCTGCGAACTGGTGCGTGGACTGAAGACCAGCGACGAAACCCTGGCGACCGCACGCGGTTTCGCCGAGGAGATCGGCAAGACCTGCGTCGTCGTCAACCGGGACGTCGCCGGGTTCGCGACCACTCGCCTCATCTGTGCGCTGGTGATGGAGGCGGTCGCGCTGGTCGAGAACGGCGTGATCTCGGCGGAGGATCTGGACGTCGCCTGCAAGCTTGGCTTCGGCCATGCGATGGGACCGTTGGCCACCACCGACCTCACCGGCCTGGACGTGCTGCTCAACGCCACCCGCAACATCCACACCGACACCGGTGACGCCAAGTTCTTCCCGCCGGAGCTGCTGTCCCGGATGGTCGCCGCCGGCGACTATGGACGCAAGACCGGCAAGGGATTCTACGAGTACGAGGGCTGA
- a CDS encoding RDD family protein, with protein MTDNSAETDTSGRLVSGEAVELDVRIARLGSRVLAFTVDFVVLALGAVVLTVVAGIGVTMLPDAVRDRALLEAVRTVTLLFALVAIPVTIETLSKGRSLGKLMLGLRVVRDDGGPIRFRHCLVRGLSAFGVEFPGLLMPGVTWLAAIGVMLIHPSGKRIGDLMAGTIVIHERTPVAKYWVPAMPVGLAQWSRVADLTNLDDNLALAVRHFLSRNKEISEPARSRLGAALDAELRAVVTPPPAGTPGWAFLAAVLAERYRRSGARMARNRAVTAQVWDTLYGPVRSAAAGYPPMPVPPSGTPGRAVLPGGRPGPSR; from the coding sequence ATGACCGACAACTCGGCGGAGACCGACACCTCGGGGCGGCTCGTCTCGGGCGAGGCCGTCGAACTGGATGTGCGGATCGCGCGACTGGGATCGCGCGTCCTGGCGTTCACCGTCGACTTCGTGGTGCTGGCCCTCGGCGCGGTGGTGTTGACCGTGGTGGCCGGCATCGGTGTGACCATGTTGCCCGACGCGGTGCGAGACCGGGCGCTGCTGGAAGCGGTTCGCACCGTGACCCTGCTGTTCGCTCTGGTCGCCATCCCGGTGACGATCGAGACGCTCAGCAAAGGACGATCGCTGGGCAAGCTGATGCTGGGACTGCGGGTGGTGCGCGACGACGGGGGACCGATCCGCTTTCGGCACTGCCTGGTGCGCGGACTCAGCGCCTTCGGCGTCGAGTTCCCCGGGCTCCTGATGCCCGGCGTCACCTGGCTTGCCGCCATCGGGGTCATGCTGATTCACCCGTCGGGTAAACGCATCGGCGACCTGATGGCGGGCACCATCGTCATCCATGAACGGACTCCGGTGGCCAAGTACTGGGTACCGGCGATGCCGGTCGGCTTGGCGCAGTGGAGTCGAGTCGCCGATCTGACCAATCTGGATGACAACCTTGCGTTGGCGGTGCGCCACTTCCTGTCGCGCAACAAGGAGATATCCGAGCCCGCCCGATCACGATTGGGTGCGGCGTTGGACGCCGAGTTGCGCGCCGTGGTCACCCCGCCGCCGGCGGGAACCCCCGGTTGGGCCTTCCTGGCCGCGGTGTTGGCGGAGCGGTATCGGCGTTCCGGGGCACGGATGGCTCGCAACCGTGCGGTGACGGCACAGGTGTGGGACACCTTGTACGGTCCGGTTCGGTCGGCTGCCGCCGGGTACCCTCCGATGCCGGTTCCGCCGTCCGGAACGCCCGGACGGGCCGTACTCCCGGGCGGCCGACCCGGTCCAAGCCGGTAG
- a CDS encoding GNAT family N-acetyltransferase, producing the protein MTVRLATEADIDPAVDVMATAFQDYAFTRHTVGSEHDGPADHLDRLRRLYRIFIEHVGLRHGRVWVTDDVTAVAAWTTPDTPGTVFAEVADDLTEIAGDRAAISAECEAVMGEHRPDRPAWFLGAIAVAPGRQGRGLGGAVIAPGIAAASAARVPAFLETSAASNARWYAGLGFRTVAEYDLPHGGPHTWAMQRG; encoded by the coding sequence ATGACCGTCCGACTCGCCACCGAGGCCGACATCGACCCGGCCGTCGACGTGATGGCAACCGCGTTCCAGGACTACGCGTTCACCCGGCACACCGTCGGTTCGGAGCACGACGGACCCGCCGACCACCTGGACCGGTTGCGGCGCCTGTATCGGATCTTCATCGAGCACGTGGGCCTGCGTCACGGCCGGGTGTGGGTCACCGATGACGTCACGGCGGTGGCGGCGTGGACGACACCCGACACTCCTGGAACCGTGTTCGCCGAGGTCGCGGACGACCTCACCGAGATCGCCGGGGATCGGGCCGCGATCAGCGCCGAATGTGAGGCGGTCATGGGTGAACACCGCCCCGATCGGCCGGCGTGGTTCCTGGGGGCGATAGCGGTGGCCCCGGGTCGTCAGGGGCGCGGTTTGGGCGGCGCGGTGATCGCGCCAGGGATCGCGGCGGCCTCCGCGGCGAGGGTTCCGGCGTTCCTGGAGACCTCGGCGGCGTCGAATGCGCGCTGGTACGCCGGACTGGGGTTCCGCACCGTCGCCGAGTACGACCTGCCACACGGCGGCCCGCACACCTGGGCCATGCAACGGGGCTGA
- a CDS encoding F0F1 ATP synthase subunit epsilon, translated as MAKTLNVELVAVEEKVWSGTATMLIARTTEGELGVLPGHAPLLGQLADPGIVRIKVAEGQELAYQVNGGFLSVTGDGATVLAESCEPMEAAAAAARH; from the coding sequence GTGGCAAAGACGCTGAACGTCGAGCTGGTAGCCGTGGAAGAGAAAGTCTGGTCCGGCACGGCCACGATGTTGATCGCCCGGACCACCGAGGGTGAACTGGGTGTCCTGCCCGGTCACGCTCCGCTGCTGGGACAGCTCGCCGACCCCGGAATCGTGCGGATCAAGGTCGCCGAAGGCCAGGAACTGGCCTACCAGGTCAACGGCGGATTCCTGTCGGTGACCGGTGACGGCGCGACCGTCCTCGCCGAGTCCTGTGAGCCGATGGAAGCCGCTGCCGCAGCGGCCCGCCACTGA
- a CDS encoding DUF4350 domain-containing protein: MSATATRDRPDDVNAPPARPAFKGRRFWLSVLVAVVVIVLTIVAVFIESPAPGDEDFLSPAATGDIGSSVLMEELSAAGIQVDRYTDAGEALSAAASGNATLFMPAPDFLNSEQRFQLLNTAGGDLSIVAVDPSQAFLNELWLRQDGAARIAAKTLPSNCELPGVSGSAQFGRQSYVAVDPQQIDWRFCFDGHLAWLREGSVTVTVVGAADPFTNEWIDEADNRAVATALLSGQPRVIWLDVHALAPPAPPSPPDQQLPDQNDQKSFEMPRVPIQYPEAGDTNPLYDALPGWLWAGLVGLLIMMILAALWRGRRLGPPVVEPLPVSVPAAETVYGRASLYQRAGAYPQAIRSLRAGAVHRIRPVIGVSSQAEDTDVITAVARRTGWTPDQVGQVLFHSQPRDERELRKISHALDQLVSAVENSRPQGRDE; encoded by the coding sequence ATGAGCGCCACGGCCACCCGGGACCGACCCGACGACGTGAATGCTCCACCGGCGCGCCCGGCGTTCAAGGGTCGGCGGTTCTGGTTGAGCGTACTGGTGGCGGTGGTCGTGATCGTGTTGACGATCGTGGCGGTGTTCATCGAATCCCCCGCACCCGGTGATGAGGACTTCCTGTCTCCGGCCGCGACCGGGGACATCGGTTCGTCGGTGCTGATGGAGGAGCTGTCGGCGGCCGGAATCCAGGTGGACCGGTACACCGATGCCGGTGAGGCCCTGTCGGCCGCCGCATCCGGGAACGCGACCCTGTTCATGCCGGCTCCCGATTTCCTCAACTCCGAGCAACGATTTCAGCTGTTGAACACGGCAGGCGGCGATCTGTCGATCGTTGCCGTCGATCCGTCGCAGGCGTTCCTCAACGAGTTGTGGCTGCGTCAGGACGGCGCCGCTCGGATCGCGGCGAAGACGTTGCCGTCGAACTGTGAGCTGCCCGGGGTGTCCGGTTCCGCTCAGTTCGGTCGGCAGTCCTATGTAGCTGTCGATCCGCAGCAGATCGACTGGCGTTTCTGTTTCGACGGTCATCTGGCGTGGTTGCGAGAGGGTTCGGTCACCGTCACCGTCGTGGGGGCGGCTGATCCGTTCACCAACGAGTGGATCGACGAGGCGGACAACCGGGCAGTCGCCACCGCGTTGCTCAGTGGACAGCCACGGGTGATCTGGTTGGACGTGCATGCACTGGCGCCGCCGGCTCCACCGTCGCCGCCGGATCAGCAGTTGCCGGATCAGAACGATCAGAAGTCCTTCGAGATGCCCCGGGTGCCCATCCAATACCCGGAGGCCGGTGACACCAATCCGCTCTACGACGCGTTGCCCGGATGGTTGTGGGCGGGTCTGGTCGGGTTGCTGATCATGATGATCCTGGCCGCGTTGTGGCGCGGACGCCGACTGGGGCCGCCGGTGGTGGAACCGTTGCCGGTGAGTGTCCCGGCGGCCGAGACGGTGTACGGCAGGGCGTCGCTGTACCAGCGGGCGGGTGCCTACCCGCAGGCGATCCGGTCGCTGCGAGCCGGTGCGGTGCACCGTATCCGGCCGGTGATCGGGGTGTCGTCACAGGCCGAGGACACCGATGTGATCACGGCGGTGGCGCGACGGACCGGTTGGACCCCGGACCAGGTGGGCCAGGTGCTGTTTCATTCGCAGCCTCGGGATGAACGAGAGTTGCGCAAGATCTCTCACGCCTTGGACCAGCTGGTCTCGGCCGTGGAGAATTCAAGACCACAAGGGAGAGACGAGTGA
- a CDS encoding Bax inhibitor-1/YccA family protein produces the protein MRSNNTALNQMLQSQSHQHQMAPEYGQYGQMTAPPQVQPMTLDDVVIRTAGLLVLTGVAGAITWTLVPINPGAAQGLMFLGMIISIGAMLASWIGSGKLFANPVVPSLYAAGAGFMLGGISYGYEFAYSGIVIQAVIATFGTFFGMALLFKAKVVRNSPRFTKFMIGAGIGIAGLLLINLVTSLFGMNLGLFNDGSTNVTLIQWAIALFFVGWGAFSFILDFDMVEQSVRYGAPKNQAWVAAFGMVAGLIFLYLSILRLLSYLRQ, from the coding sequence ATGCGGAGTAACAACACCGCACTCAACCAGATGTTGCAGTCCCAGTCCCATCAACACCAGATGGCCCCCGAATACGGCCAGTACGGGCAGATGACGGCACCGCCGCAGGTGCAGCCGATGACCCTGGACGACGTGGTGATCCGCACCGCCGGACTGCTCGTTCTGACCGGTGTGGCGGGAGCGATCACTTGGACCCTGGTCCCGATCAACCCCGGCGCCGCGCAGGGGCTGATGTTCCTCGGAATGATCATCAGCATCGGTGCGATGCTGGCGTCTTGGATCGGCTCGGGCAAACTCTTCGCCAACCCGGTCGTCCCCTCGTTGTATGCGGCCGGCGCCGGTTTCATGCTCGGCGGCATCAGCTACGGCTATGAGTTCGCATACTCGGGCATCGTCATCCAGGCGGTCATCGCGACCTTCGGCACCTTCTTCGGCATGGCCCTGTTGTTCAAGGCCAAGGTGGTGCGCAACAGCCCACGGTTCACCAAGTTCATGATCGGCGCCGGTATCGGTATCGCCGGTCTGCTCTTGATCAACCTGGTGACCAGCCTGTTCGGGATGAACCTCGGCCTGTTCAACGACGGCAGCACCAACGTGACCCTGATCCAGTGGGCCATCGCGTTGTTCTTCGTCGGTTGGGGTGCCTTCTCGTTCATCCTCGACTTCGACATGGTGGAGCAGAGCGTCCGCTACGGTGCCCCGAAGAACCAGGCCTGGGTCGCCGCCTTCGGCATGGTCGCCGGGCTGATCTTCCTGTACCTGAGCATCCTGCGCCTGCTGAGCTACCTGCGGCAGTAG
- a CDS encoding histidine phosphatase family protein, whose translation MPTRSLYLVRHAAYDEDPVDPVHGGTLNDVGMAQAAALGERLAKVEFTALFHSTSLRAVETADILAFSLPSLHREGTDVLRECVPARPDDAELTDSQRAFFAQLPPGVIETGAVQAGEAVARFTEVGDLDRTDLLVTHGNLINFFVAEAMGAPAAGWLRPVDYHCGVTVIRYHSEVPPRVLCVNDTGHLAEDLRGVEYPPDLRW comes from the coding sequence GTGCCCACTCGGTCGCTGTACCTGGTCCGTCATGCCGCCTACGACGAGGACCCGGTCGATCCAGTGCACGGGGGCACGCTCAACGACGTCGGGATGGCTCAGGCCGCGGCTCTGGGGGAACGCCTGGCGAAGGTCGAGTTCACCGCGCTGTTCCACTCCACGTCGTTGCGAGCCGTGGAGACCGCCGACATTCTGGCGTTCTCGTTGCCGTCACTGCACCGCGAGGGTACGGATGTATTGCGGGAGTGTGTACCGGCTCGTCCCGACGATGCCGAGTTGACCGATTCGCAACGCGCGTTCTTCGCCCAACTTCCCCCCGGCGTCATCGAGACCGGCGCGGTTCAAGCCGGCGAGGCGGTAGCCCGGTTCACTGAAGTCGGTGACCTCGATCGGACCGATCTGCTGGTCACGCACGGCAATCTGATCAACTTCTTCGTCGCCGAGGCGATGGGGGCTCCGGCGGCGGGATGGCTGCGGCCGGTCGACTACCACTGCGGGGTCACGGTGATCAGGTACCACAGTGAGGTACCGCCGCGTGTGTTGTGCGTCAACGACACCGGTCACCTGGCCGAGGACCTGCGAGGGGTCGAGTACCCGCCGGATCTGCGTTGGTGA
- a CDS encoding cob(I)yrinic acid a,c-diamide adenosyltransferase codes for MSVHLTKIYTKTGDNGTTGLSDFSRVPKTDPRIVAYADVDETNAAIGVAVAMGALASDIAAVLIKVQNDLFDVGADLSTPVHEAPKYPPLRITDAYVTRLEGWCDEFNERLTKLDSFILRGGTPGAALLHQACTIARRAERATWGLLEHSPDDTHPLPATYLNRLSDLLFILARVANDGNDVLWQPAENA; via the coding sequence ATGAGCGTGCACCTGACAAAGATCTACACCAAGACCGGCGACAACGGTACGACCGGACTGTCCGACTTCAGTCGTGTCCCCAAGACCGATCCCCGGATCGTGGCCTACGCCGACGTCGACGAGACCAATGCCGCGATCGGTGTCGCCGTGGCCATGGGTGCGCTGGCGTCCGACATCGCCGCAGTCCTGATCAAGGTCCAAAACGACCTGTTCGATGTGGGCGCCGACCTGTCGACCCCGGTGCACGAGGCACCGAAGTACCCACCGCTTCGCATCACCGACGCCTACGTCACCCGGCTGGAGGGCTGGTGCGACGAGTTCAACGAGCGGTTGACCAAACTCGACTCGTTCATTCTTCGCGGCGGCACGCCTGGCGCGGCGTTGCTTCACCAGGCCTGCACGATCGCGCGGCGGGCCGAACGGGCCACCTGGGGGCTCCTGGAGCACTCCCCCGACGACACCCACCCGCTTCCGGCCACCTATCTGAACCGTCTGTCGGATCTGTTGTTCATCCTGGCGCGAGTCGCCAACGACGGCAACGACGTCCTGTGGCAGCCCGCCGAGAACGCGTAA
- a CDS encoding stage II sporulation protein M: MDLDAYIAEHDGEWRRLEQLTRTGRLTAEQTDEMLMLYQRASTHLSVVRSRMPDSLLVARLSGLVLAARGAITGSRSLARRHFGRFFTHTFPGAVFTAWRWWAGTSAVFVAIWALLIVYVANNPEVQTQLWTPDQMRDLVDRSFEEYYSEYQNQNFALRVWTNNAQVAALALVGGVLILPTLWVLWQNVLNVGLTGGVMVGHGRGDLFFGLIAPHGLLEMGAVLLAGAVGLRIGWSWIAPAPGRTRSQSLAEAGRSGITVALGLVAVLAVAGLIEGFVTPNLPAIIAIPIGVVALAGFIGYVVARGRVAVAENDFGDLDGDQREALRPR; the protein is encoded by the coding sequence GTGGACCTGGATGCCTATATCGCCGAACACGACGGCGAGTGGCGACGGCTGGAACAGCTGACTCGCACCGGTCGGTTGACCGCCGAGCAGACCGACGAGATGTTGATGCTGTACCAACGTGCGTCGACGCACCTGTCGGTGGTGCGCAGCCGCATGCCCGACTCGCTGTTGGTCGCGCGACTGTCGGGGCTGGTGTTGGCCGCGCGGGGTGCGATCACCGGGTCGCGCAGCCTTGCCCGACGCCATTTCGGCCGGTTCTTCACCCACACCTTCCCGGGCGCGGTGTTCACCGCCTGGCGTTGGTGGGCGGGGACGTCGGCGGTGTTCGTGGCGATCTGGGCGCTGTTGATCGTCTACGTGGCGAACAACCCCGAGGTTCAGACTCAACTGTGGACACCCGACCAGATGCGGGATCTGGTTGATCGAAGCTTCGAGGAGTACTACTCCGAATACCAGAACCAGAACTTCGCGTTGCGGGTGTGGACCAACAATGCGCAGGTCGCCGCTCTCGCCCTGGTCGGTGGGGTGTTGATCCTTCCGACCCTGTGGGTGCTGTGGCAGAACGTGCTCAACGTGGGGCTGACCGGCGGGGTCATGGTCGGCCACGGCCGGGGCGACCTGTTCTTCGGGTTGATCGCCCCGCACGGTCTGCTGGAGATGGGAGCGGTGTTGTTGGCGGGTGCGGTGGGACTCCGGATCGGCTGGTCGTGGATTGCACCGGCGCCCGGACGCACCCGCAGCCAATCGCTGGCCGAGGCGGGACGTTCCGGGATCACGGTCGCGCTGGGGCTGGTCGCGGTACTGGCGGTGGCCGGGCTCATCGAGGGGTTCGTGACGCCGAACCTTCCGGCGATCATCGCGATTCCGATCGGGGTGGTGGCGTTGGCGGGCTTCATCGGCTATGTCGTCGCCCGTGGACGAGTAGCCGTCGCCGAGAACGACTTCGGGGACTTGGACGGCGATCAGCGTGAGGCTCTGCGGCCCCGGTGA
- a CDS encoding DUF2550 family protein, which translates to METVLAIAAVPVLAGLALALLFVRRAYLTRDGAVAMAVRIYQRVPGRGWAPGFGRFDQGRLSWYRMFSYSMRPRRVLDRADMMIEARRDPIGAERQVFPPSIEILCCQSPDGQVEIAMTKSALTGFLSWLEAAPPGAASSSYRPGEPGV; encoded by the coding sequence ATGGAGACCGTTCTCGCGATCGCCGCCGTCCCCGTTCTCGCCGGGCTGGCATTGGCACTGCTCTTCGTGCGACGTGCCTACCTCACCCGTGACGGTGCGGTCGCCATGGCGGTGCGGATCTATCAACGAGTACCCGGCAGGGGTTGGGCTCCCGGATTCGGTCGTTTCGACCAGGGGCGCCTGTCGTGGTACCGCATGTTCAGCTACTCGATGCGCCCCAGACGTGTGCTCGACCGGGCCGACATGATGATCGAGGCGCGACGTGATCCCATCGGAGCGGAGCGACAGGTCTTTCCGCCCAGCATCGAGATTCTGTGTTGTCAGTCACCGGATGGTCAGGTGGAGATCGCCATGACCAAGTCCGCGTTGACCGGATTCCTATCGTGGTTGGAGGCCGCCCCGCCCGGGGCGGCCTCTTCCAGTTATCGACCCGGTGAACCGGGTGTTTAA
- a CDS encoding DUF58 domain-containing protein codes for MITWRPIALLGVGILTLPLWPSPWLGLLCWLVIITVLCGVDLLTATDPARVRMWREGDRLIRLGGSATVTLNVRNEGTGTIRGRIRDAWPPSANADRQEYSLDLPPGSVARLTTTLTPSRRGDRHSSGVTIRSVGPMGFAYRQVGQAAARRMAPPWKLRVLPPFHTRRLLNEKLARLRVIEGTVAVRGRGQGTEFDALREYVAGDDVRSIDWRASARSQSIVVKNWRVERDRRIVTVIDTGRTSAVRVGDEPRLDAQIEASLLLSTVASVAGDRIDALAVDTEVRAAVDGGVGRNVIPRLLQATAPLEPALAETDFGLVVSEVLRREAKRALVVLFTSLEPGVITESLLPSLPSLTARHRVIVATVSDPQVARLRDQRDTTMDIYRAAAAEQSLLERRKVAAALARHDVDVIDEPVDVFASAVVDRYLMLKATGRL; via the coding sequence ATGATCACCTGGCGACCGATCGCCCTGTTGGGCGTCGGCATTCTCACGCTTCCACTGTGGCCGTCACCGTGGCTGGGACTGCTGTGCTGGTTGGTGATCATCACCGTGCTGTGCGGTGTGGACCTGTTGACCGCCACCGACCCCGCCCGGGTTCGCATGTGGCGTGAGGGCGATCGGCTGATCCGGTTGGGTGGTTCGGCAACCGTCACCCTGAACGTCCGCAATGAGGGCACCGGCACCATCCGCGGCCGAATCCGCGACGCCTGGCCGCCGTCGGCCAACGCCGATCGGCAGGAGTACTCACTCGACCTGCCACCGGGTTCGGTCGCCCGGTTGACGACGACGCTGACCCCGTCCCGGCGGGGCGACCGCCACAGTTCCGGAGTCACCATCCGGTCGGTCGGTCCGATGGGCTTCGCCTACCGTCAGGTCGGCCAGGCCGCTGCGCGACGGATGGCTCCGCCGTGGAAACTGCGGGTGCTGCCACCGTTTCACACCCGCAGGCTGTTGAACGAGAAGCTGGCGCGGCTGCGGGTCATCGAGGGAACCGTCGCGGTTCGCGGCCGTGGACAGGGCACCGAGTTCGATGCGCTGCGGGAGTATGTCGCCGGAGATGACGTGCGCTCCATCGACTGGCGCGCATCGGCACGAAGTCAATCCATTGTGGTGAAGAACTGGCGGGTGGAGCGGGACCGGCGAATCGTGACGGTCATCGACACCGGTCGCACCTCGGCGGTACGGGTCGGTGACGAGCCCCGCCTGGACGCCCAGATCGAGGCGAGCCTGCTGCTGTCGACGGTCGCATCGGTGGCCGGAGACCGCATCGACGCCCTCGCCGTCGACACCGAGGTCCGCGCCGCGGTCGACGGCGGTGTCGGGCGAAACGTCATCCCTCGCCTGCTGCAGGCGACCGCACCACTGGAGCCGGCGCTGGCCGAGACCGACTTCGGCCTGGTGGTCTCCGAAGTGCTGCGGCGAGAGGCGAAACGGGCGCTGGTGGTGCTGTTCACCTCGCTGGAACCGGGGGTGATCACCGAGTCGCTGCTGCCGTCGCTACCGTCGTTGACGGCTCGGCATCGGGTGATCGTGGCGACCGTCTCCGATCCACAGGTGGCCAGACTCCGCGACCAACGAGACACCACGATGGACATCTATCGCGCGGCCGCCGCCGAACAGTCCCTTCTGGAGCGCCGGAAGGTGGCCGCGGCTTTGGCACGCCACGACGTCGACGTGATCGACGAACCCGTCGACGTGTTCGCCTCGGCGGTCGTCGACCGGTATCTGATGCTCAAGGCCACCGGACGACTCTGA
- a CDS encoding AAA family ATPase codes for MNQVSSVAAAQAREALTALRQEVGKVVIGQDATISGMVLALLCRGHVLLEGVPGVAKTLLVRAMAAALSLDTKRLQFTPDLMPGDVTGSLIYDAHTGRFDFRDGPVFTNLLLADEINRTPPKTQAALLEVMEERQVSVDGVPRPLPTPFCVVATQNPIEHEGTYPLPEAQLDRFLLKLNVSTPSRADEVTILRNHHNGFNPQDLAAAGLRPVAGAAELAGAQHAVDQVQVADGVLAYIVDLCQASRQSPSLSLGASPRAATALLAVSKAWAWLGQRDYVTPDDVKALSHATLRHRIQVRPEAELEGVTADDVLNSLLASVPTPR; via the coding sequence GTGAACCAGGTTTCGTCGGTGGCGGCGGCTCAGGCGCGAGAGGCGCTCACCGCGCTGCGGCAAGAGGTCGGGAAGGTCGTCATTGGACAGGACGCCACCATCTCCGGGATGGTCCTGGCACTGCTGTGTCGTGGCCACGTCCTGTTGGAGGGCGTACCCGGTGTCGCCAAGACGCTGTTGGTACGCGCGATGGCGGCGGCACTGTCATTGGACACCAAGCGTCTACAGTTCACCCCCGACCTGATGCCCGGCGATGTCACCGGTTCCCTCATCTACGATGCGCACACCGGACGGTTCGATTTCCGGGACGGCCCGGTCTTCACCAACCTGCTGCTGGCCGACGAGATCAACCGCACGCCCCCCAAGACTCAGGCGGCGCTGCTGGAGGTCATGGAGGAACGTCAGGTGTCGGTCGACGGAGTGCCGCGTCCGCTACCGACACCGTTCTGCGTGGTCGCCACCCAGAACCCGATCGAACACGAGGGAACCTACCCGTTGCCGGAGGCGCAGCTGGACCGGTTCCTGCTCAAGCTCAACGTGTCCACCCCGTCGCGAGCCGACGAGGTGACGATTCTCCGCAATCACCACAACGGGTTCAACCCGCAGGACCTGGCCGCCGCAGGACTGCGGCCGGTCGCCGGTGCCGCCGAGTTGGCCGGCGCACAGCACGCCGTCGACCAGGTACAGGTCGCCGACGGCGTCCTCGCCTACATCGTGGACCTCTGTCAGGCGTCCCGCCAATCACCGTCGCTGTCGCTGGGCGCCTCACCGCGGGCCGCGACCGCGCTGTTGGCCGTCAGCAAGGCGTGGGCGTGGTTGGGACAACGCGACTACGTCACCCCCGACGACGTGAAGGCGTTGAGCCACGCCACTCTTCGGCACCGCATCCAAGTCCGTCCCGAGGCCGAGCTCGAGGGGGTCACCGCCGACGACGTGCTGAACTCCCTGCTGGCCAGCGTCCCCACACCACGATGA